The following proteins are co-located in the Haloarcula marismortui ATCC 43049 genome:
- a CDS encoding O-methyltransferase encodes MDETPLPEVTEQFARTLAPASDAIIDEMDAKADREGFPTVGPAVGGWLRLVARMVDADRVFEFGSGFGYSAYWMAPAVSDDGQIVLTEIDADELEDAREFLDRGGFADLAAFEHGDAIEIVENYDGPFDVVLIDNEKHRYAEAFEAVQAKVPVGGAVVADNMIEAGPLEFADVRALLAGEDINANETSRGIAAYLKRVGSDPAFETGLLPLGEGVAVSVRVE; translated from the coding sequence ATGGACGAAACCCCGCTCCCGGAAGTGACAGAGCAGTTCGCTCGCACACTGGCGCCAGCCAGCGATGCAATTATCGATGAGATGGACGCCAAAGCCGACCGAGAGGGATTCCCGACGGTCGGTCCCGCAGTCGGCGGGTGGCTCCGCCTCGTCGCCCGGATGGTCGACGCCGACCGTGTCTTCGAGTTCGGCTCCGGCTTCGGCTACTCGGCGTACTGGATGGCACCCGCTGTGTCCGACGATGGACAGATTGTCCTAACGGAGATCGACGCCGACGAACTCGAGGATGCCCGCGAGTTCCTCGACCGCGGCGGGTTCGCCGACCTAGCCGCCTTCGAGCACGGTGACGCAATCGAAATCGTCGAGAACTACGACGGCCCGTTCGACGTCGTGCTTATTGATAACGAGAAACACCGCTATGCAGAGGCCTTCGAGGCTGTCCAGGCAAAGGTGCCGGTCGGTGGGGCCGTGGTCGCTGACAACATGATCGAGGCCGGGCCGCTGGAATTTGCAGATGTACGGGCGTTGCTGGCTGGCGAGGACATCAACGCCAACGAAACGAGTCGCGGTATCGCCGCGTATCTCAAACGCGTCGGCAGCGACCCGGCGTTCGAGACCGGGCTGCTACCGCTCGGTGAGGGCGTCGCTGTGAGCGTCCGGGTGGAGTGA
- a CDS encoding thioredoxin family protein: MVSLDSESDVLGRGDEAPTFELPGADGATYSLSDFADKDALLIVFTCNHCPYAKAKIDELNRLATEYDDLAVVGINANDPEEYPDDSFERMQELVERGEIQYDAYLFDESQNVAAAYGARCTPDPFLFRNDNGAFKLAYHGRLDDAPNPDDEPSEREMATHVETLLDGDQITAVEKPSRGCSIKWKPGNEPAYWDV; this comes from the coding sequence CGAACTGCCGGGGGCCGACGGGGCGACGTACTCACTGTCGGATTTCGCGGACAAGGACGCACTACTAATTGTATTTACGTGCAACCACTGTCCATACGCGAAAGCGAAGATAGACGAGCTAAATCGCCTCGCGACAGAATACGACGACCTCGCTGTCGTCGGGATTAATGCCAACGACCCCGAGGAGTACCCCGACGACTCGTTCGAGCGGATGCAGGAACTCGTCGAGCGCGGAGAGATACAGTACGACGCGTATCTATTCGACGAGTCACAAAATGTCGCAGCCGCGTACGGTGCCCGCTGTACCCCCGACCCGTTCTTGTTCCGGAACGACAATGGGGCGTTCAAACTGGCGTACCACGGCCGCCTTGACGACGCGCCGAACCCGGACGACGAACCGAGCGAGCGGGAGATGGCTACACACGTCGAAACGTTGCTGGATGGCGACCAGATTACGGCGGTCGAGAAACCATCCAGAGGGTGCTCGATAAAGTGGAAGCCCGGTAACGAACCCGCGTACTGGGACGTTTGA
- a CDS encoding DUF7504 family protein: protein MNSGSGTVDQPLKEAASVLVLARNASDAEREGCAGFLAEQEVSKSKAICVTVSESPDSRLSLWQQHLDDEMPEEAIIVDAGSELPATSQAAASGAFPSLTLDTLPATVAPIDISATVSRHLGRLEQEDTPLLLCLHSLTGLLECWERDRVIALVTALNRQCAEMDVSSHHHMDPEAHTEETVEMFRPLYDVVYEYLPDHGWTVTASQDAEETPTFRDTVTPPGGVKKGDPEEPETIPIPYSFDQVLELISAPRRRSLLYHLKDRSETEVPLDDLVDRVYEREKAIPARTTPKSRDEVGVSLAHNHLPRLDDLGILSYETADNTVEYYANPALESVIQYVERLELG, encoded by the coding sequence ATGAACTCCGGGAGTGGGACAGTTGACCAGCCTCTGAAAGAGGCTGCGTCCGTATTGGTGTTGGCACGCAATGCAAGCGACGCCGAACGAGAGGGGTGTGCCGGGTTCCTGGCTGAGCAGGAGGTCAGTAAGTCGAAGGCGATCTGTGTCACAGTGTCCGAATCCCCCGATTCGCGCCTCTCGCTGTGGCAGCAGCACCTCGACGACGAGATGCCCGAAGAGGCGATCATCGTCGACGCCGGCAGCGAGTTACCGGCTACCTCACAGGCAGCAGCGTCTGGTGCGTTTCCTTCATTGACGCTTGATACCCTTCCCGCAACAGTGGCGCCGATAGACATCAGCGCGACCGTCTCTCGCCATCTCGGTCGGTTGGAGCAGGAAGATACACCGCTGCTTCTGTGCCTGCATTCACTAACTGGGCTGCTCGAGTGCTGGGAGCGTGACCGCGTCATCGCGCTGGTGACTGCGTTGAACCGACAATGTGCCGAGATGGACGTCTCGAGCCATCACCACATGGACCCCGAGGCCCATACGGAGGAGACAGTCGAGATGTTTCGGCCACTGTATGATGTCGTGTACGAGTATCTCCCGGACCACGGCTGGACCGTCACGGCGTCGCAAGACGCAGAAGAGACGCCGACGTTTCGGGACACTGTCACCCCACCTGGCGGCGTGAAGAAGGGCGACCCGGAGGAGCCCGAAACGATTCCGATACCGTACTCATTTGACCAGGTACTGGAACTGATCTCCGCTCCGCGGCGACGCAGTCTCCTGTATCACCTGAAAGACCGGTCTGAAACCGAGGTCCCACTGGACGACCTCGTCGACCGCGTCTACGAACGCGAAAAGGCTATTCCAGCCAGAACGACGCCGAAGTCCCGCGACGAGGTTGGCGTGTCGCTGGCACACAATCACCTTCCGCGGCTGGACGATCTGGGGATTCTCTCGTACGAGACAGCTGATAATACTGTTGAGTACTACGCCAATCCCGCGCTGGAGTCCGTGATTCAGTACGTCGAACGCCTCGAACTCGGCTAG